The Plectropomus leopardus isolate mb chromosome 14, YSFRI_Pleo_2.0, whole genome shotgun sequence DNA window aaacacAAAGGTCCGACCTTATCTGATGTCTCTGCTTTGCTGATTATGATTTCAGGTTGTCCCCTCGCCTCATTCTCATGATGCAACATCATtatgggaatttcttcaaattagaCACAAACATCTATTTTAATTacctgattacattttggaggtcagaagtcaaggtcactgtgaccttggtTATGTCTCAATCTTGTGAACGCAGTTTCTCAAGGACACCTCGAGCGAATGTCCCCAACTTTGTCACAAGCattgacttggactcaaggatgaactgatacGATTTTGATAGTAACAAGTCAAAGGTCAATGCAACCtttcgtctgtctcattctattgagtgcaatatctgaagaacacATTGaagaaatatctttaaatttgacacacgCATTTACTTTAATCTAACAATGAGCCGATTAGAATTCGGTTGTCAAAGTTTCAACGTTATTGTGACCTTGCGTCCGTCTCGTGTTCCTGGGCGcattatctcaaaaacaccgTGAGGGAGCTCAAAACTGGCTCAAATgccatttggactcaagaacGAACTGATTACAATTTGTTGGTCGAAGGTCAAAAGTTACgttacagaaaatgtttaaattctgcgtctctttctctctgtagaTCACAGTATCGACTTTGTGGTGATGGACGTGGCGGTGAACGCTGCGGCCGGAGCACTGAAGGCTTTCTTCGCCGACCTGCCCGAGCCGCTGATCCCCTACAACCTGCACCCGGAGCTGGTGGAGGCTGCGAGtaagaataaacacacaaataaacaacatctATCGAGGAAAACACCTGAACCATAATTAATCAGTTagtgaaaacaaataatcaCAGCAGGACGAGAATAGAAGAATCCTTGTTAATCCGCTGAAACTGAGGCAGTAACacagaaaatatactttttaacttttatgagACCATTTGAAGCACTGAGACATTAACTTTGTTACAAATCTGATCAGTTAAACAGCGAAATAATGAAAACCAGATCTAGATAACGTGTACTTCCACCCTGCTGTCTTTTGTAACAGCTGTCTTCTGTGCTGCCGAAGTTTAGTTAAGTTTGCACTCACACAGCTTTCTGTCATGTCACACAATCTTAAGAggctttttttcaactgcaggACGTCAGACATCTACActctgctcagtgtgtgtgtgtgtgtgtgtgtgtgtgtgtgtgtgtgtgtgtgtgtttcctggtTGTATATCAGTGATACTGAGTGCTGAAACCACCGGGCTGACGACAGCAGATTAATGAGCCAAAAATATACACTCTGCTGGTTCTTCTTCTCTGGAAAATGAGTCAAATATAGAAGAAAGACTTTCtcacatttcttttctctcttttctcctcaaGCCAGTTTttctactctctctctcctctcctcctcctccctttgtgcctctcctctttctctctatcctttacttgtttttgttattttcattttctctctctaaagtatatatacacactgtctctctttccTGTCGTCTCCGTGTAATCCTGCGACCAGAGTCAGTTTGCTGTGACTGTTATGACTTTGACCTCTTCACTGTCTGTCGTTTGgagcaggatttaaaaaaaaaaaaatctgacacgAGAAGGCTGCATCTTATGTGCAATAACATCATCAGCAACAGTGGACGTCCTAGTAAATGCTTGTAAATAATACACTCACAAGGCGGGTTTCCACtgaccctcaaattgcacaaattgaaattgggaatataaaatacacctaatggaaaataataataagaacaatttattgttattattattatttattttttattttttaaaaatattttccatttactTCATTTTGCTCTTGTATTTTCCGAAAGCGCTTCTGCTTTTAATCTCTTGTTTACTTCGATCATCATTTTTGTCTGGCTTTATTTCgacattattttttggcttttattatCATTGTCTCTGGGGTTTATTGCCTCTGCTTAGCTTTGtttgttaaagcactttgtaaacgcTGTTTTTAacggtgctatataaataaagttattattattattcttcaGTAAATTCTAATGTTGAACAGACTTTgagggacacacaaacactgcccTTTACATCATCCGTTCATTTATTCACTCAGAGTCATGTGAGTATGTTTctgttcagtgtgttttcattgaTGTTTTCACCGCGGGATtgtttttatctatattttatttctctctctctctggaacAAAACTCACAACAGCCGCGGCCTCGTTTCTCGGCGCAGGGTTCATTAAAGCTTCATGACATTGTTACTAAAACTcactattttcagttttatctcCTTATTGAACCAATTGCATTGCGGGTACACGGCATCGTTTCTCCCCCCTCTCAGAATGATTTTAACATAATAAAAGGAGATCAAATAGTTATGTCAGTCCCATCAGTCCCTTTCTGTGATATTTCTCGGTAATGTTGAAATATAGCTGCACAGAttgatgacctctgacctcttacAGCCATTAGCGGGTCAAAGGCTGCCGTCGGCTCCTCGTTAAGATGATTGATGGTGCGCAGGATGAATAAATCTGCGCGTCGTTACGTGCACGGTCGTAAATTTGtgtctaaaaatatataaaaggcTTCCCGCCGCTGTGGAATGTCTGGAATATTGTGCAGGATATTCCAGACGGCGGAGGAAGGTCAGGGTTGTGTTAAAGTAGCTTTGTTGTGACAGTCTGCAGgtaaaagcttttatttcacATCtgctctttaaatatttaataagtgAGTGGAGTGTTTCAGCTCCAACGAGCTCTCGCCGGCGGGAAAGTGATGGATTCTCTGGAGAGGATGAGGAATATCGAGGAACTTCACAGACAGTTTGCTCTTTAGGAATACATCAGgatgctctttttttattgtttatttgttttactgacACTTAAACATCTGCACAGACCAATATTTTATCAGACcaatttatttataacatttttcttattttttaacactaaaTATTCCCAGTTTTTACCTTGAAAATCACTGATCATGTTGCATTTATAAATGACTTTTTACACAATCCAAAatcctttaaagggacagttaaaccccaaataaaaacatcagagtTTATGTCNNNNNNNNNNNNNNNNNNNNNNNNNNNNNNNNNNNNNNNNNNNNNNNNNNNNNNNNNNNNNNNNNNNNNNNNNNNNNNNNNNNNNNNNNNNNNNNNNNNNNNNNNNNNNNNNNNNNNNNNNNNNNNNNNNNNNNNNNNNNNNNNNNNNNNNNNNNNNNNNNNNNNNNNNNNNNNNNNNNNNNNNNNNNNNNNNNNNNNNNNNNNNNNNNNNNNNNNNNNNNNNNNNNNNNNNNNNNNNNNNNNNNNNNNNNNNNNNNNNNNNNNNNNNNNNNNNNNNNNNNNNNNNNNNNNNNNNNNNNNNNNNNNNNNNNNNNNNNNNNNNNNNNNNNNNNNNNNNNNNNNNNNNNNNNNNNNNNNNNNNNNNNNNNNNNNNNNNNNNNNNNNNNNNNNNNNNNNNNNNNNNNNNNNNNNNNNNNNNNNNNNNNNNNNNNNNNNNNNNNNNNNNNNNNNNNNNNNNNNNNNNNNNNNNNNNNNNNNNNNNNNNNNNNNNNNNNNNNNNNcaggatcaaggacaaatgtaattttgttttttgaactttgtttaaaaaaatgattaataaatctaCGTTCTACTTTTTTCTATCTTCTAACTTCTAATACAGTACAGGACAtgtgtgttaaccctttgaaacctgagtaaattcgcttgatttctttcttgaTTTGAGCAAATTAGGAAGAAATAACctcaaaagtcagaaaaaaactgtaaaaaggaaaagaaaataacctgaaattaacaaaaacaaactaacaaaaactgtcctgcaaaaagtgctaaaaaataatatacgtatttttaaattaaatatttagttatgataattttagtttttttgacctttttcctagcttccattcatttattcattcgcCGTAACTGCTTATCCTCTAATAGGACACGGGAGGGGCTGGAGCCGATCCCAGCCGTCACTGGGTGGGAGAGGCGGGAAAAACTGATTGTGTATGTGACCTCACAAGATGATCACTAAACATTTAACATATGAACTGATGATATTCATCACTGCAATTAATTATATAAACACAATGTGACCAACTGTTTGTATGTTCTACAGTGTTAAACTGTATGTCAATGTccttttggaaaaaataaagtatgaaaaagtgctgtgtaaataaagttattattattatctgagATCAGCTACTCACCGACAACAGAGAAGATGAGAGTGTTGGTGAAGTGCTGATACAGAGAGAGTTTCACCACGTTTCTGCGGAGCTTCAGGAGACGAGTGGTTTGAGACAGACTGATGAAAATGTGGATTCAAGTTAAGGAGAACATATTGAAGTTTACACACTCAAGTAACCAAAATCAAAAGCTCAGAAAACCCCATATGAGCCATAGAAGAAGTTTGGATAAAGGATATCCACCACATGACACAGGAGTCAATAAGGGAGAGGCTGAGATTAGCTACCAGGGCAACCGTCCCGTAGAAACCCTGGAAACAGAGGACAAGAGTCGGAgattaaaaacaagacaaaacatgaaTTCTCTGCATCATCACTGCAGCTGACGAATAGCTGCAACACAGCGTAGTGCCTCTTTCTAATGTGAAAAATTACTGATAAAAGCCTCTTAATGCAACCAGACattttccagcaggaatatgatctgaaatcgTGGAGAAATTGACCCCATCAGCAACCCAGATTACAGGTTTCCCCGCCTTTAATAAGTTGATTACTGTAACTGTGTACATAACAAGTTCTGATaaaacttagggactgttctacAAGAGGGGAGAAGGTGGTGCAAAAAAGGGGTATTTATTCTACtgccaattttattttaaaaaaaacaacaaacaaacaaacaaaaaacaaaaacaacagctgattttcttaaggaaaaaaataatatatatcccaattttttctttctttaaatttttggttatttaaaaaaaacatgctttgcaAACCATTTATCACATCTAGAAACTTTAAAGACGTaaattgtcaaattttcaaatttcctaGGGTCCTTTAACACCTGTTATTATaaaggtttgtgaaacaaaattccataacTCTTACAAAACTCTAACAGCATATTTagttttctcaaactttttcaATCCTGGAAAttgcaaattccatgatttttccaggtttttatgAACCCTGGTACTTGCAGTCGGGAAATGACTGTGAGAAGCTGCacttttttcctgttaaaaatCACCTATAAAAGCTTGGAAACACAACTGAACATGTTCCAGCATGAACATAATCAAAATCTGGGGAGAAACTTCCAACATTTCCCACTAAGATTACATGTTTTCCTATCGTTAGCATGCAGTTTTCATGTCATAAATGTCAACACAAGCGCGCCTGCAGCAGATGAGGTagccaaagtagaaaaaatgttggaaacagaGTATCAAGAACGGTGTGAAGacgtttttttttgcacacaggGATCACTTAAgatgtttacctcattatttgtaACTTTGGCTacgtttaatatgaacatccatCGTTCTGATATGTATACAGTGTGAGAGAAAACGGATAAAAGCCCAATGAGCCCCCTTTTAGGCTCCTCTCTTCGGAGCTGCCTccacacaaaacacatctgCTCGGCACACAACGCAGCCTCGCTCCATTCTTCTTCCTGTCCTTcatatcttttgtttgtttgcacagaGTTGTGTTTCCATGACTTTCTGAACTTGCCGCAGTGTCTTTGGCTGCTTTTGAATTTCACTCTCGATGAAATACGTCAGTCTccattttcatcacttttctgCCTCCCAGAGACTGAATCCCTGCTcaacctcctctctctgctcaaatcacttttatttatacagAGTGCCTTAAAAGCTGCGCCAGGCaagatttttatgtaaaaatacaccGCCACTATCAGCTTCAATCAGCCTGTGGAGGCGGCAACAGCTAAAGTCCCATCTGCAGTCGTTGAGATGCGGCGggttcattattttttcctgGATGAAATTCATCTACAGCCACAGAAAGTGATGAATTAAGGGTTAGAAGTGAAACAGAAATGGTTTCCTGAACAGCAGCGAGTGTGTGTCTCACTGAGAAAGCGACTCAGTGTTTaatctttttcctctctcatccaTTTGGAGTATTTTGGGATACAGTAAATCTTTTCGGGTGGTTTGGTTGATGCAGATTAGTGTGTCCTGTGCGGTCTGTTGATGCCACTTTCAAAAAAGTTTCCATCTGAACAACACAAAGTGCTGCCTTTAAAGCTATAATCTATTTGCCAGCCTACAGAGCTCTATAGTGAACCCGAAAATGTTAAGTACCCCAACGTTTTTGTTATAAATGTATAGTATGGGTTCCCATCATTACAAAACTGCTCGATGCTAACTTGCGTATGTTGGGCAATTTGCATAAGTTGCTTaatttgcatgcattttcacaaatacgTTGTCAGTTACACAATAACGgcctaaaaaatacaattttctattaatgtgtttataaaaatgtacaatttctAAATGATATGAAGttatttcagaaacacaacacagtgaGTTACCTTCAATGATCACTTCAGCGTTCTCTAAaacattaaactgaataaaaaatcattaaaaatcaatcCAACTGCAGTTAAAATATGCAGACTTCTGGATTacatttgaattattatttgattttttttttttaaatattattttaaatggatTCAGCATCCTCAACAACCCCAAAAACCACCCCGATAATATCTAAATTGGCCAATCAGTTGCTGAAGTGCTGACAACATAtgcaaatgtttgcaaattgtgtaaattattcagttattattttattcaatagAAACCATGTgtctgcttcacaataaaagcattcaactgtaaaaacacagggtggcttttattgtgaagcagtcACAAATaacgcagtgtgtgtgtcatattGCTGACAGCAGCTGATGAGTCGGGCTTTTGGACAATTTCCATGAATATGTACTTATATGAAATATCTGAAACTGTCGCTCTGTCCGACATCCGTTCCTACAACGAATATTGTCAATGAGAGTTGGGAGGAAGGGTTTATAAATGGTTTGTACTTACACCTGTCACTCTGAGCACACCTTCCACAGAGGAGAAGAGCAGGTAGAGAAGCCCGACAGCGACCAGACGGTGCACCGTGGTGCCCAACCGCGGCCTAAAACAAgtgagggagggaaaaaaattagaTTATACTTagaaatggtttgtttttttaaatttgtaaagaaTAATGACtccttgttttaaaaatgagacacaaaaacactgattgtcttaaaaaattattgaaGCACAAGTGAAggcaaatgtcattttaaacttACTTGACGATGCCGTAACCAAGACTGACAATCAGGACCAGGATTCGGGCTAAAGATCTTTTGAGTGCAGAGAGCAGCTCAGCAAAAATCACAGCGCCTTGAACtgtgagaagaaaaacaaaacacaaagaaagtgaTGACTAAGTCAGATTAAAGGGAAGAGAGAAGTGAAAAAACTTTATTGTAGAGATATGTAAATATGTCAAATCAGCTAACCGTGGTCTCCTTTGTAACGGATGCTCTGATATTCAGAGTAAAACACGGCTTTCTCCAGCATGCCGAGGATGATGACGGCGCCAATCCAGAACTGGATCCGCAACAGATCCCTCCAATAACAGGCGCACCAGAAGAGCCAGAGAGCCCCGAAAAACACGTACACAATGCACATGACCATGAAGAACTGTGACGGACAGGAGAGAGAAGCCTTCAGCTTAGTTTTAAATCACAGTTAAgggttaatatttttatattaNCTGGATCCGCAACAGATCCCTCCAATAACAGGCGCACCAGAAGAGCCAGAGAGCCCCGAAAAACACGTACACAATGCACATGACCATGAAGAACTGTGACGGACAGGAGAGAGAAGCCTTCAGCTTAGTTTTAAATCACAGTTAAgggttaatatttttatattaNNNNNNNNNNNNNNNNNNNNNNNNNNNNNNNNNNNNNNNNNNNNNNNNNNNNNNNNNNNNNNNNNNNNNNNNNNNNNNNNNNNNNNNNNNNNNNNNNNNNNNNNNNNNNNNNNNNNNNNNNNNNNNNNNNNNNNNNNNNNNNNNNNNNNNNNNNNNNNNNNNNNNNNNNNNNNNNNNNNNNNNNNNNNNNNNNNNNNNNNNNNNNNNNNNNNNNNNNNNNNNNNNNNNNNNNNNNNNNNNNNNNNNNNNNNNNNNNNNNNNNNNNNNNNNNNNNNNNNNNNNNNNNNNNNNNNNNNNNNNNNNNNNNNNNNNNNNNNNNNNNNNNNNNNNNNNNNNNNNNNNNNNNNNNNNNNNNNNNNNNNNNNNNNNNNNNNNNNNNNNNNNNNNNNNNNNNNNNNNNNNNNNNNNNNNNNNNNNNNNNNNNNNNNNNNNNNNNNNNNNNNNNNNNNNNNNNNNNNNNNNNNNNNNNNNNNNNNNNNNNNNNNNNNNNNNNNNNNNNNNNNNNNNNNNNNNNNNNNNNNNNNNNNNNNNNNNNNNNNNNNNNNNNNNNNNNNNNNNNNNNNNNNNNNNNNNNNNNNNNNNNNNNNNNNNNNNNNNNNNNNNNNNNNNNNNNNNNNNNNNNNNNNNNNNNNNNNNNNNNNNNNNNNNNNNNNNNNNNNNNNNNNNNNNNNNNNNNNNNNNNNNNNNNNNNNNNNNNNNNNNNNNNNNNNNNNNNNNNNNNNNNNNNNNNNNNNNNNNNNNNNNNNNNNNNNNNNNNNNNNNNNNNNNNNNNNNNNNNNNNNNNNNNNNNNNNNNNNNNNNNNNNNNNNNNNNNNNNNNNNNNNNNNNNNNNNNNNNNNNNNNNNNNNNNNNNNNNNNNNNNNNNNNNNNNNNNNNNNNNNNNNNNNNNNNNNNNNNNNNNNNNNNNNNNNNNNNNNNNNNNNNNNNNNNNNNNNNNNNNNNNNNNNNNNNNNNNNNNNNNNNNNNNNNNNNNNNNNNNNNNNNNNNNNNNNNNNNNNNNNNNNNNNNNNNNNNNNNNNNNNNNNNNNNNNNNNNNNNNNNNNNNNNNNNNNNNNNNNNNNNNNNNNNNNNNNNNNNNNNNNNNNNNNNNNNNNNNNNNNNNNNNNNNNNNNNNNNNNNNNNNNNNNNNNNNNNNNNNNNNNNNNNNNNNNNNNNNNNNNNNNNNNNNNNNNNNNNNNNNNNNNNNNNNNNNNNNNNNNNNNNNNNNNNNNNNNNNNNNNNNNNNNNNNNNNNNNNNNNNNNNNNNNNNNNNNNNNNNNNNNNNNNNNNNNNNNNNNNNNNNNNNNNNNNNNNNNNNNNNNNNNNNNNNNNNNNNNNNNNNNNNNNNNNNNNNNNNNNNNNNNNNNNNNNNNNNNNNNNNNNNNNNNNNNNNNNNNNNNNNNNNNNNNNNNNNNNNNNNNNNNNNNNNNNNNNNNNNNNNNNNNNNNNNNNNNNNNNNNNNNNNNNNNNNNNNNNNNNNNNNNNNNNNNNNNNNNNNNNNNNNNNNNNNNNNNNNNNNNNNNNNNNNNNNNNNNNNNNNNNNNNNNNNNNNNNNNNNNNNNNNNNNNNNNNNNNNNNNNNNNNNNNNNNNNNNNNNNNNNNNNNNNNNNNNNNNNNNNNNNNNNNNNNNNNNNNNNNNNNNNNNNNNNNNNNNNNNNNNNNNNNNNNNN harbors:
- the LOC121953567 gene encoding transmembrane protein 87A-like: MVMCIVYVFFGALWLFWCACYWRDLLRIQFWIGAVIILGMLEKAVFYSEYQSIRYKGDHVQGAVIFAELLSALKRSLARILVLIVSLGYGIVKPRLGTTVHRLVAVGLLYLLFSSVEGVLRVTGGFYGTVALVANLSLSLIDSCVMWWIFISLSQTTRLLKLRRNVVKLSLYQHFTNTLIFSVVVTAGIGSSPSRVLLEDKQLRRMNK